One window from the genome of Treponema sp. OMZ 838 encodes:
- the rpiA gene encoding ribose-5-phosphate isomerase RpiA, with amino-acid sequence MSNTISVEDQKVLVAHTAIDKLVSEGLIHSGMKIGLGTGSTAMPAVKRLAEYIAKGKLKNIAAVPTSFQTSIACEEFNIPIFSLSSGRINGSLDLTIDGADEIDSKKNLIKGGGAALLREKIIAYNSELFVVIGDETKSVKTLGVNFPLPIEIVPEARLSIMKKLESYGVSMIIRDGIRKKGPVITDNGNFIMDIKWPANTKINPAKLESELNAIPGIIENGFFTQKPPRVFLSRSNGTVEEF; translated from the coding sequence ATGAGTAATACTATCAGTGTTGAAGATCAGAAGGTATTGGTAGCCCATACCGCTATCGATAAATTGGTTTCCGAAGGGCTCATCCATTCCGGTATGAAGATCGGTCTTGGAACCGGCTCTACCGCAATGCCTGCCGTAAAGCGTTTGGCCGAATATATTGCAAAAGGGAAGCTAAAAAATATCGCCGCCGTTCCCACCAGTTTTCAGACATCGATAGCGTGTGAAGAATTCAACATTCCGATTTTTTCCCTCAGTTCGGGACGAATCAACGGTTCGCTGGACTTAACAATTGACGGTGCAGATGAAATCGATTCCAAAAAAAATCTTATCAAAGGCGGCGGAGCGGCATTGCTGCGTGAAAAAATTATCGCGTATAACAGCGAACTGTTCGTTGTTATCGGCGATGAAACAAAGAGCGTCAAAACATTGGGCGTCAATTTTCCGCTCCCCATTGAGATTGTACCGGAAGCACGGCTCAGCATTATGAAAAAACTTGAATCTTACGGAGTCTCAATGATTATCCGCGATGGAATCCGGAAAAAAGGGCCGGTTATCACCGACAACGGAAACTTCATCATGGATATAAAATGGCCGGCCAATACAAAAATCAATCCTGCTAAATTGGAAAGTGAACTGAATGCCATACCGGGCATTATCGAAAACGGATTTTTTACCCAAAAACCTCCGCGCGTCTTTTTAAGCCGCTCAAACGGAACCGTCGAAGAATTCTAA